The following coding sequences lie in one Arachis hypogaea cultivar Tifrunner chromosome 4, arahy.Tifrunner.gnm2.J5K5, whole genome shotgun sequence genomic window:
- the LOC112797380 gene encoding peroxisomal membrane protein 11D, whose protein sequence is MSTLDATRAELALLVLYLNKAEARDKICRAIQYGSKFLSNGEPGTAQNVDKQTSLARKVFRLFKFVNDLHGLISPTPQGTPLPLILLGKSKNALLSTFLFLDQFVWLGRSGIYQNKERTELIGRISLYCWLGSSACTTLVELGELGRLSGSMKKLEKQLKGSNKYENEQYRAKLKASNERTLALIKAGMDIVVAVGLLQLAPKKVTPRVTGAFGFVTSLISCYQLLPAAAAKSKSS, encoded by the exons ATGAGTACATTGGATGCAACTAGGGCGGAACTCGCTCTTCTAGTTTTGTACTTGAACAAGGCTGAAGCAAGGGACAAGATATGCAGAGCAATACAATATGGTTCCAAGTTTTTGAGTAATGGGGAACCTGGCACTGCCCAGAATGTAGACAAACAAACCAGCTTGGCTAGGAAGGTTTTCCGTCTCTTCAAG TTTGTCAACGACCTGCACGGTCTGATAAGTCCAACACCTCAGGGTACTCCCTTACCCCTAATTCTGTTGGGAAAG TCGAAGAATGCATTACTCTCCACTTTCTTGTTTCTTGATCAATTTGTGTGGCTCGGTAGATCCGGCATCTACCAG AATAAAGAACGAACTGAGCTAATCGGCCGGATATCTCTTTACTGTTGGCTTGGCTCCTCAGCGTGTACCACCCTAGTTGAG CTTGGGGAGCTTGGACGACTCTCTGGATCAatgaagaagttggagaaacAACTCAAGGGCAGTAATAAATATGAA AATGAGCAATACCGCGCCAAATTAAAGGCCTCGAATGAGAGGACTCTAGCACTCATCAAAGCAGGCATGGATATTGTGGTGGCTGTTGGACTGCTACAATTGGCACCCAAGAAAGTCACTCCTCGCGTTACCGGCGCATTTGGATTTGTTACATCTCTAATCTCTTGCTATCAG CTGCTTCCGGCCGCCGCGGCGAAGTCAAAATCATCATGA
- the LOC112797381 gene encoding uncharacterized protein: MVEGGGGEVSVSDSVDELSTEEWLLNAEKLVPEAIDKAKEVKVFLGRRWKMIVSKLEQIPSRLSDLSSHPCFGKNALCKEQLQAVTRTLKESIELAEICLKDKFEGKLKMQSDLDSLAAKLDLNLRDCGLLVKTGVLGEVARPEADAATHGSIKELLARLQIGHLEAKHRALDSLVEAMREDEKKVLAVMGRSNIAALVQLLTATSHRIRETAVTVICSLAESGSCENWLVSEGVLPPLIRLVESGSFVGKEKAVISLQRLSMSAETARAIVGHGGVRPLVELCQTGDSVSQSAAACTLKNISAVPEVRQALAEEGVVRTIINLLNCGILLGSKEYAAECLQNLTASNENLRRNIITEGGVMSLLAYLDGPLPQESAVGALRNLVGSVPEDTLVSLGFLPRLSHVLKSGSPGAQQAAAAAICRVSSTPEMKKLVGEAGCIPHLVKMLEAKSSSGREVAVQAMASLISVSRNQREVKKDDKSVPNLVQLLDPSPQNSAKKYAVSCLGSLSSCKKCRKLMISYGAIGYLKKLTEMDIPGAKKLLERLEKGNFRSLFSKK, encoded by the exons ATGGTGGAAGGTGGTGGAGGTGAGGTTTCGGTTTCGGATTCCGTTGATGAACTTTCAACAGAAGAATGGTTGTTGAATGCAGAGAAGCTTGTTCCTGAGGCAATTGATAAGGCTAAAGAGGTTAAAGTGTTCCTGGGaa gaAGATGGAAGATGATTGTTTCGAAACTCGAACAGATCCCTTCGCGGCTGTCGGATTTGTCGAGCCACCCGTGTTTCGGGAAGAATGCGCTTTGCAAGGAGCAGTTACAGGCAGTTACAAGGACTCTGAAGGAATCAATTGAATTGGCTGAGATTTGTTTGAAGGACAAGTTTGAAGGTAAGTTGAAGATGCAGAGTGACCTTGATTCGTTAGCCGCCAAATTGGATTTGAATTTGAGGGATTGTGGCCTCCTCGTCAAGACTGGTGTCCTTGGCGAGGTGGCCCGGCCAGAGGCGGATGCTGCCACGCATGGCAGCATCAAAGAATTGCTCGCTCGCCTCCAGATCGGGCATCTGGAGGCGAAGCATAGAGCATTGGATAGTCTTGTGGAAGCAATGAGGGAAGATGAGAAGAAAGTTTTGGCGGTTATGGGGAGAAGCAACATTGCTGCTTTGGTTCAGTTACTAACCGCCACTTCTCACAGGATAAGAGAGACGGCGGTTACAGTTATATGCTCGCTCGCGGAATCCGGTAGCTGTGAGAATTGGTTAGTTTCCGAAGGCGTTCTGCCGCCTCTTATAAGGCTGGTTGAGTCTGGTAGTTTTGTGGGAAAAGAGAAAGCTGTAATTTCTCTTCAGAGGCTGTCAATGTCGGCGGAAACAGCCCGCGCAATCGTCGGACACGGCGGCGTTAGGCCGTTGGTTGAGCTTTGTCAGACCGGGGATTCGGTGTCGCAATCCGCGGCTGCTTGTACACTGAAGAATATTTCGGCCGTTCCGGAGGTTAGACAAGCTTTGGCCGAAGAAGGCGTCGTTAGAACAATAATCAATTTGCTTAACTGCGGAATTCTGTTGGGATCCAAAGAGTACGCGGCCGAGTGCCTGCAGAATCTAACTGCAAGCAACGAGAATCTTCGTAGGAATATAATAACAGAAGGTGGCGTTATGAGTCTTCTAGCGTATCTTGATGGTCCTTTGCCTCAAGAATCTGCAGTTGGCGCGTTGAGGAACTTGGTAGGATCTGTCCCGGAGGACACACTCGTTTCGCTCGGCTTCCTTCCAAGATTGTCTCACGTGCTGAAATCCGGTTCCCCGGGAGCTCAGCAGGCGGCCGCAGCCGCAATCTGCCGAGTTTCCAGCACACCGGAGATGAAAAAGCTAGTGGGCGAAGCCGGATGCATACCTCATCTGGTAAAGATGCTGGAGGCGAAATCAAGCAGCGGTAGGGAGGTGGCGGTGCAGGCGATGGCGAGCCTAATTAGCGTGTCGCGGAATCAGAGAGAAGTGAAGAAGGATGATAAGAGTGTTCCAAACTTGGTTCAGTTGCTTGATCCAAGTCCACAGAACAGTGCAAAGAAATATGCAGTTTCATGCTTGGGATCACTTTCTTCATGCAAGAAATGCAGGAAGCTTATGATCTCTTATGGCGCAATTGGGTATCTGAAGAAACTCACTGAGATGGATATTCCAGGTGCTAAGAAACTTCTTGAGAGATTGGAGAAAGGCAATTTTAGAAGCTTGTTTAGCAAGAAATAG